One segment of Coffea arabica cultivar ET-39 chromosome 7c, Coffea Arabica ET-39 HiFi, whole genome shotgun sequence DNA contains the following:
- the LOC113699530 gene encoding F-box/kelch-repeat protein At3g23880-like: MEDTLSILLPNLPNDVVIDILSRLPVKILVRFSCVCKVWQKLVTSDRRFIRSQLQNSVKNLCGFKSLLLSGSERLGYCSTGTCQENQDFDRSLNQMVTLINGSENPAASQLIFREGKLKIAGCSDGIICFFKFCSYSCHSRVMVYLCNPALRQYRALPPGYYCGISYPWSTILCFLFDPVSDDYKVVKIIDMHRSEFLVEIYSLSNDSWKTFSVRNPSHSPHHLFRGPLVVHNGFPYWLVWNSVSAVLNVFDMVQEKIEEIPIPADAVECPLDIDLGVFQGSLSIFGTNSSSQNVVWVMKKDRLGISWMKQVIVLPPVRYIKPLSNVTTGVTASGKSLLVSDQGVVFHSDPEDQKVEDQNGVVLEHVHLNRYVVADYVASLASVIPPEILKQKFSKDGLYMQEEKQEENAEVKVPQGQVS, from the coding sequence ATGGAGGATACACTGTCAATATTGCTGCCTAATTTGCCTAATGATGTCGTTATTGACATATTGTCTAGACTCCCTGTCAAGATCCTCGTTCGATTTTCTTGCGTCTGTAAGGTTTGGCAGAAACTTGTAACGTCAGACCGCAGATTTATTCGATCACAGCTACAAAATTCAGTGAAAAATCTCTGTGGCTTCAAGAGTTTACTCCTAAGCGGTAGTGAGAGGCTTGGTTACTGCTCTACCGGTACCTgccaagaaaatcaagatttcgACCGATCCCTGAATCAGATGGTGACGCTGATAAATGGTTCTGAGAATCCTGCAGCTTCACAGCTAATATTTCGAGAAGGTAAACTCAAAATCGCTGGTTGCTCTGACGGGATAATTTGTTTTTTCAAGTTCTGCAGCTATTCTTGCCATTCAAGAGTTATGGTATACCTATGCAACCCGGCTTTGCGACAATATAGGGCACTTCCACCCGGTTATTACTGCGGAATAAGCTATCCTTGGAGTACTATTCTGTGCTTTCTCTTTGACCCTGTGAGTGATGACTATAAAGTCGTGAAAATTATAGACATGCACCGTTCTGAGTTCCTGGTTGAGATATATAGTCTAAGTAACGATTCTTGGAAAACATTTAGCGTACGAAATCCTTCTCATAGTCCCCACCATCTTTTCAGAGGCCCATTGGTGGTTCATAACGGGTTTCCTTACTGGTTGGTTTGGAACTCGGTTTCTGCAGTTTTAAATGTGTTTGACATGGTccaagaaaaaattgaagaaatcccGATTCCAGCTGATGCCGTCGAATGCCCACTGGATATAGATCTAGGAGTATTCCAAGGATCACTGTCTATATTCGGCACGAATTCCTCGAGTCAGAATGTGGTGTGGGTGATGAAAAAGGACAGGCTAGGGATCTCCTGGATGAAGCAAGTAATTGTACTTCCTCCTGTGAGGTACATTAAGCCGCTATCCAATGTAACTACAGGAGTCACAGCCTCCGGGAAGAGCTTGCTAGTTTCTGATCAAGGTGTTGTATTTCATTCTGACCCAGAGGATCAAAAAGTTGAAGATCAGAATGGGGTGGTTTTGGAACATGTACATTTGAACAGGTACGTTGTAGCAGATTATGTTGCGAGCTTAGCTTCGGTTATCCCTCCGGAGATACTGAAGCAAAAGTTCTCCAAGGACGGACTCTATATGCAGGAAGAAAAGCAGGAAGAGAATGCTGAAGTAAAAGTTCCCCAAGGACAGGTTTCATGA